In the genome of Caballeronia sp. NK8, the window GATGCGTTCCTGCGTGCGGAAGGGGTGCCGGGCGTTTTCGCGGCGGGCGATTGCGCGCGCGTTCTGATCGACGGCACGCGGCCATCGGTGATGTCGTGCCAGCATGGCCGGCCGATGGGACGTTACGCGGGCAACAACGCCGTCTGCGATCTCTTCGGGCTGGAGATGCTGCCGCTGTCGATCGACTGGTACACGACCATCTGCGATCTCGGGCCGTGGGGTGCGGTGTACACGGAGGGATGGGACAGGAAGCTCGTCTCCGAAGGCGAGACGGCGAAGGCGACCAAGCGCACGATCAACGGCGAGCGCATCTATCCGCCGAAAAGCGGCCTGCGCGAGGATATCCTTCGGGCGGCGGCGCCCGTCGTGCAGACGCCGCCGCCAACCGAACGCGAGGAACGCGCTGAATAGCGCTGAAGCGTCAGGCTTTCTTCACGGACGCGTTGTAGATCTCGTCGATCGACACTTCGAGCGTCTTGTCGAACTCGCTGTCGCTCATCGACTTCTTCAGCTCGTTGATGAGCGCGCGCGAGAAGCTCGCGATCATGCCGTGGTTCTGTTCGAGCTTCTTGCATGCGTCGGTGCGCGTATAGCCGCCCGACAGCGCGACGACACGCACGACACGCGGATGCTCGATCAGCGGGCGATAGAAATCCGCTTCATCGGGGATGGTCAGCTTGATCATCACCTTGCTCGATTCCGGCAGCGCGTCGAGGCCCTTGAGCAGTTCGTCGCGCAGGATCTTTTCCGCGCCCTTCTTGTCCGGGCTCTTGATCGAGACTTCGGGTTCGAGAATCGGCACGAGACCATGCTTGATGATCTGCGCGCCCACTTCGAATTGCTGCTTCGCCACTGCGGCGATGCCCTTCTCGTCCGCGTGATGGATCACCGAGCGCATCTTCGTGCCGAACACGCCGAGCTTCACGGCCCGCGCGAGCAGATCGTCGAGGCCGGGAATCGGCTTCATGACCTGCACGCCGTCGGCTTCGGCTTCGAGGCCCTTGTCGACCTTCAGGAACGGCACGACGCCGCGGTCTTCCCACAGAAACGTGGGAACGGGCTTGCCTTCCGCTTCACCGTCCATCGTGCGCTCGAACAGAATTGCGCCGATCACCTTCTTGCCGGTGAACGAAGGCGCGGTCATGATGCGTACGCGCATCTCGTGCATCAGCTTGAACATTTCCGCGTCGCCGCTGTAGGCATCGTCCGCAATGCCGTATTGCCGCAGCGCTCCGGGTGTCGAACCGCCGCTTTGATCCAGCGCGGCGATGAAACCATCCTTCTCAGCCATTTGCGTGAGCATCTTTTCGTTAGCCACGAACATTTCCTCCTCGAAGTTCAAACACCGGACCTTTTTTACGTGCGCGGTCCGGGCTTATGGTTCAGCTTCCACAAGTGTAATGGTTTTGGCGATCGCTCAAGACGTGGAAATCCGCCATTCGTGCGCGTGAGAGGCGCGAATGCGCTTCGATCGTGCGTTGGCGCACGGCCTGCGATAAATACGCTCAGGAGGCGGCGGAGTTGAAGCCGCCCGCGCTGCCGGATCGCCAGACGAAGCCAAAGGCGCGGCGAATCAAGGATGGCGCGCGTTCGAAATCGGCGGCTGGCAGCAGTTCCGCATGATCGTTCGAAATTTCCACGACCGGTTCGACGACCGGTTCGACGACCGGTTCGACGACCGGTTCGACGACCGGTTCGACGACTTCGATTTCCTGCACAGGCGCGAGCTTCTCGCGCGCGTCGCCGCAACGCCGGTTGAGCACGCGGCGCATGTCCGGGTCGTCGATGAGCGCCTGCGCGGTCGCCAGGCCGCGCTCGAATTGCAGCGCGTAGGCGATGTCGGTGAAATCCTCATAGCGGCCGCTATCGGCCAGTTCGAACGCCAGTTCAAGAGTGCGCTGGCGCTTCCATGCGTCGAGATCGTCGTGGCCCGTGCTCACAGATGTCCTCTGCTTCGCGATGAGGTGCCGAAGATGTTAGCCCGCGCCAAACGTTTTGCCGTTGTCGCGCCACAACAAGCAGAGGAAAAGCGCATCAGAAATCGTACAAAAAGCGCTTGCCTGAAGCGCCGGATTCGCGATAGTCCTTGCTTGACACGGCTCGCCCAAGGTATTTAATTCACTCACCCGACCATTCGAAAATGGTGGCCGGCCGCCGACATCTCCTGTCTGCGCTGTGAAGCTGTCCCGACGTATTGGATGTTCGCTCCATGTGGAGCGCGATGTGCCTTTATCGGAGCCGCGTCATGAACCCGCTTTCAGGAAGTCCGGCACGCGTTGCCGCTCTCGCGCTGTCGTGCGCGCTCGCCGCATTCATCGCGGCTTGCGGCGGCTCGGATTCGAACGACACCTCCGTCCCCGACGCCATCACCCAGGTGATGAAAAAGCCGATGTATCAGGGCTCGACATGGGCCTTACGCGTCGTCGACCTGAATTCGGGCGATGTCATCTACGACATGAACTCGAACGCGCAGGTGTATGTCGCCTCGGTGCGCAAGGTGTTCTCGCTCGGCGCAGCGCTCGATCAATACGGCGCACAGCATCAGTTCCAGACGCCGGTGTATCGCCTCGGCACCGTCGATGCGACGGGCACGCTCAACGGCAACCTCGTGCTCGTCGCGAGCGGCGACCTTGCGATGGGCGGCCGCACCAATCCCGACGGCACGCTCGCCTGGACCAATTTCGACCACAACGAAGCGAACAGTCTGGGCAACGCGCAGATCACCACGCCCGATCCGCTCGCGGGCTATGCTTCGCTCGCGGCGCAGGTGGCGGCGGCGGGCATCAAGAAGATCAACGGCGAAGTCGTGATCGACGATCGCCTTTTCGAGCCCTTCGACTTCCGCGACGAATTCGATCTGCGGCCGATCTTCGTCAACGACGATCTCGTCGATACGATCATTGGACAAGGCAGCGCGGGCTCGGCGGCGCCGGTGGATTACCGGCCGAAATCATCGGCGTTCACGGTGCAGTCCACGCTGATGACGGGCGCCGCGGGCAGCAGCGCGAACATCACCGTCACGCCGACGGACCCGACCTGTTTCGGCACGCTGCCGTGTGGCGGCGTGCTGGGCGGCACGATTCCGGCCGATTACGTGCCGCCGATCGTCCCGAGCTTCCCGGTGATCCGCACGTTTCGCATCACGCAGCCCTCGAACTACGCGCGCACGGTGCTCATCGAGGCGCTCGCGCGCGCGGGCGTGACCGTCACCGCGACGGCGGTGGAGAACAATCCGGTGCAACTGCTGCCCGCGAAGAACTCATACGCAGCGGACACGCGCGTCGCGCAGCTCACGTCGCAGCCGTACAGTGAATATACGAAGTGGATTCTGAAGGTCAGCTACAACATCGGCGCGGACACGGGCCTGATGCTGTTCGGCGTCGCGAACAACGGCTCGACCACGCTCGACGCGGCGCTCGCCGCCGAA includes:
- a CDS encoding D-alanyl-D-alanine carboxypeptidase/D-alanyl-D-alanine-endopeptidase, whose translation is MNPLSGSPARVAALALSCALAAFIAACGGSDSNDTSVPDAITQVMKKPMYQGSTWALRVVDLNSGDVIYDMNSNAQVYVASVRKVFSLGAALDQYGAQHQFQTPVYRLGTVDATGTLNGNLVLVASGDLAMGGRTNPDGTLAWTNFDHNEANSLGNAQITTPDPLAGYASLAAQVAAAGIKKINGEVVIDDRLFEPFDFRDEFDLRPIFVNDDLVDTIIGQGSAGSAAPVDYRPKSSAFTVQSTLMTGAAGSSANITVTPTDPTCFGTLPCGGVLGGTIPADYVPPIVPSFPVIRTFRITQPSNYARTVLIEALARAGVTVTATAVENNPVQLLPAKNSYAADTRVAQLTSQPYSEYTKWILKVSYNIGADTGLMLFGVANNGSTTLDAALAAENATLSSAPFNVPMNQTHFIDGSGGGETTATPVAVIAMLRAMNGRPAFPAYVDSMPFLGVDGSLASTTAFESDPTLAGAKGKVYAKTGTYAIGTDLPNGQVQTTLKGQALAGYIDAKSGRRLAFALMVNNVPITDVPDILNVFNDQGTIAANIWKLQ
- a CDS encoding fructose bisphosphate aldolase, which gives rise to MANEKMLTQMAEKDGFIAALDQSGGSTPGALRQYGIADDAYSGDAEMFKLMHEMRVRIMTAPSFTGKKVIGAILFERTMDGEAEGKPVPTFLWEDRGVVPFLKVDKGLEAEADGVQVMKPIPGLDDLLARAVKLGVFGTKMRSVIHHADEKGIAAVAKQQFEVGAQIIKHGLVPILEPEVSIKSPDKKGAEKILRDELLKGLDALPESSKVMIKLTIPDEADFYRPLIEHPRVVRVVALSGGYTRTDACKKLEQNHGMIASFSRALINELKKSMSDSEFDKTLEVSIDEIYNASVKKA